One genomic window of Desulfobacterales bacterium includes the following:
- a CDS encoding branched-chain amino acid ABC transporter substrate-binding protein, with translation MKKTLFLSLILCLIAGTALAAGTIKIGLMCPLTGPWASEGQDMKDIVTLLADEVNDAGGLIGKKLEIITADDGGDARNASLAAQRLSTQGIIAVIGTYGSAVTEATQGIYNESEIIQIANGSTSVRLTEKGLNYFFRTCPRDDEQGYVGFNTIQSMNFKRIAILHDNSSYAKGLADETLAHLKKAGANIVFYDALTPKENDYTAILTKMKAADPDCVYFTGYYSEVGMLLRQKKEMGWNVTFIGGDATNNPDLVKIAGTDAAEGYYFLSPPVPQDLPTPEAKSFMTNFKKRYDKEPGSIWAVLAGDGFKAIAGAIRATGSTDASKLAAYLHKELKDLPGLTGKISFNEKGDRVGDVYRVYKIDGTGNFILQP, from the coding sequence ATGAAAAAAACCTTGTTTCTATCGTTAATTTTATGTCTGATTGCCGGAACCGCTCTGGCTGCCGGCACCATCAAAATCGGATTGATGTGTCCGTTGACCGGCCCATGGGCCAGTGAAGGCCAGGACATGAAGGATATCGTCACCCTTCTGGCAGATGAAGTCAACGATGCCGGAGGACTTATCGGGAAAAAGCTGGAGATTATCACGGCGGATGACGGTGGTGATGCCAGAAACGCCTCTCTTGCCGCCCAGAGACTTTCCACTCAGGGAATTATAGCGGTGATCGGAACTTACGGTTCAGCCGTTACCGAAGCGACTCAGGGCATTTATAATGAATCTGAGATCATCCAGATCGCCAATGGCTCCACCAGCGTCCGGCTTACGGAAAAAGGATTGAACTATTTTTTCAGGACATGCCCCAGGGATGATGAGCAGGGATATGTGGGATTCAACACCATCCAAAGCATGAATTTCAAACGTATTGCCATTCTTCACGACAATTCAAGCTATGCCAAGGGCCTTGCGGATGAAACCCTGGCACATTTAAAAAAAGCAGGGGCCAATATCGTATTTTACGATGCCCTGACCCCCAAGGAAAACGATTACACGGCGATTCTGACCAAAATGAAGGCAGCTGATCCGGACTGCGTCTACTTTACCGGTTACTACAGTGAAGTGGGGATGCTGCTGCGCCAGAAAAAGGAAATGGGCTGGAATGTAACATTCATTGGCGGCGATGCCACCAACAATCCGGATCTGGTCAAAATTGCCGGCACGGATGCCGCTGAAGGATATTATTTTCTGAGCCCGCCGGTGCCTCAGGATTTACCGACACCGGAAGCCAAATCCTTTATGACAAATTTCAAAAAACGCTATGACAAAGAGCCCGGCTCCATCTGGGCGGTACTGGCCGGTGACGGATTCAAGGCAATCGCCGGCGCCATAAGGGCAACCGGATCGACCGATGCATCCAAACTTGCCGCATATCTTCACAAGGAGCTCAAAGACCTGCCGGGTCTGACCGGAAAAATTTCCTTCAACGAAAAAGGTGACCGGGTCGGTGATGTTTATCGCGTGTATAAAATTGACGGCACCGGAAACTTTATTCTGCAACCCTGA
- a CDS encoding electron transfer flavoprotein-ubiquinone oxidoreductase — MTSQHERIDFDVVFIGGGPASLAGAIRLMQQARQKHIDLQVALIEKGAEIGSHAISGAVLNPVALKELIPDFLEKGCPVEAVVRDDEFYFLARQKAYKLPLVPRYMHNNGFFIVSLSKFTRWLAGIAEDLGVNIFPGFAGQKVLYADDGKTIAGVRTGDKGLGKDGQPRANFEPGIDLMSKVTVFGEGAKGSLMGDVCSKLNLSEGKMPQVYETGIKEVIALAADNYFTARPANVIHMMGYPLGLNTPGGGFIYEMKDNKVALGFLVGLSYDDPALDVYDQFIAFKRHPFVADIIKNGRVIEQGARTVSTGGYYTIPGLAAGGGVFIGGCAAMHNTPGLKGIHVSMKSGMLAADAILNAVEKNDFSQDSLWAYQDLFETSWAKEEIYEGRNFAQALAKKAPAKLIHLGLQYLTRGRGFQDPMPLEEDFKTLRPFKTGEAGKTPLAGGKSGAAVDGVLYPDKLGGVYLSRTMHREDQPCHLVVHDADLCVTRCYETYRSPCTRFCPGSVYEIEIDEATSKRRLKLNPSNCLHCKTCEIKDPFRNITWTCPEGGEGPGYSVV; from the coding sequence ATGACATCACAACATGAACGAATTGATTTTGATGTGGTTTTTATCGGGGGAGGACCTGCCAGCCTTGCGGGGGCGATCCGTCTGATGCAACAGGCCCGGCAGAAGCATATCGATCTGCAAGTGGCGCTGATTGAAAAGGGCGCGGAAATCGGATCGCATGCGATCAGCGGCGCGGTTTTGAATCCGGTCGCCCTGAAGGAGCTGATACCGGATTTTCTCGAAAAAGGCTGTCCGGTTGAGGCTGTCGTCCGAGACGATGAATTTTATTTTCTGGCGCGTCAAAAGGCGTACAAGCTACCGCTTGTACCCCGATATATGCATAATAACGGGTTTTTTATCGTCAGCCTGTCGAAATTTACCCGGTGGCTTGCCGGTATTGCGGAGGATCTCGGGGTGAATATCTTTCCGGGTTTTGCCGGTCAGAAGGTTCTGTATGCGGATGACGGGAAAACAATTGCCGGCGTTCGGACCGGTGATAAGGGGCTTGGAAAGGACGGTCAGCCCAGGGCCAATTTTGAACCCGGCATCGATTTGATGTCAAAGGTTACGGTTTTCGGTGAGGGGGCAAAAGGCAGCCTGATGGGAGATGTCTGCAGCAAGTTGAACCTCTCGGAAGGAAAAATGCCCCAGGTGTATGAAACCGGCATCAAGGAAGTCATTGCGCTTGCCGCAGATAATTATTTTACCGCCCGCCCGGCCAATGTGATTCATATGATGGGATATCCTCTCGGGTTAAATACGCCGGGCGGCGGGTTTATCTATGAAATGAAGGATAACAAGGTCGCTCTCGGGTTTCTGGTCGGCCTGTCCTATGATGATCCGGCGCTGGATGTATATGATCAGTTTATCGCGTTCAAACGGCATCCCTTTGTCGCGGACATTATCAAAAACGGCAGGGTCATTGAACAGGGCGCTCGAACCGTGTCCACCGGCGGCTATTACACAATTCCCGGGCTGGCGGCCGGCGGCGGGGTTTTTATCGGCGGTTGTGCGGCAATGCACAATACCCCCGGCCTTAAGGGCATTCATGTCTCCATGAAATCCGGAATGCTGGCGGCCGATGCCATTCTCAACGCCGTTGAAAAGAATGATTTTTCTCAGGACAGCCTGTGGGCATACCAGGATCTGTTTGAAACCAGCTGGGCAAAGGAAGAAATATACGAAGGCAGAAATTTTGCTCAGGCACTGGCGAAAAAAGCACCCGCCAAATTGATTCACCTGGGGCTTCAGTACCTGACCCGGGGACGGGGGTTTCAGGACCCGATGCCCCTTGAAGAAGACTTTAAAACACTCAGGCCCTTTAAAACCGGAGAAGCCGGAAAAACTCCTCTTGCAGGAGGCAAATCCGGGGCGGCCGTTGACGGGGTTCTGTATCCGGATAAACTGGGCGGCGTGTACCTGTCCCGGACCATGCATCGGGAAGACCAGCCCTGTCATCTGGTTGTACATGATGCGGATTTGTGTGTGACCCGGTGTTATGAAACCTACCGGAGTCCCTGCACGCGATTTTGTCCCGGCAGCGTGTATGAAATAGAGATCGATGAAGCAACTTCAAAGCGGCGGCTGAAACTGAATCCGTCCAACTGTCTGCACTGCAAGACCTGCGAAATAAAAGATCCGTTCAGAAATATCACGTGGACCTGCCCGGAGGGGGGCGAAGGGCCGGGCTATTCGGTCGTTTGA
- a CDS encoding branched-chain amino acid ABC transporter permease, which translates to MKITKRSIIYGIISAGFILSPLYLNAYWMDVLNNVGLYAILALSLNLILGHAGLFHMGHAAFYAVGAYTTAILNTVYHIPILWLLPLSGITAGIFALIVARPIIHLRGDYLLIVTIGFVEIVRIALVNNIFGITGGSNGIFGISRPEIFGFRIRRPNEFFYLIWIFAAITVFLFYRLEHSRFGRALNFIREDEVAAEGSGINISRYKLTAFVIGAFWAGMAGNIYASKMTIIAPESFSFWESVVLFMIVILGGSGSIPGVILGSFIVIGLPEIFREFASARMLIFGAVMVFMMIFRTEGILPQRPRRYCLDDVSETGDRI; encoded by the coding sequence ATGAAAATCACCAAACGCAGCATCATTTACGGGATCATTTCAGCCGGTTTTATATTATCCCCTCTTTATCTGAACGCCTACTGGATGGATGTGCTCAACAATGTGGGCCTGTACGCCATTCTGGCGCTGAGTCTGAATCTGATTCTGGGACATGCCGGCCTTTTTCACATGGGCCACGCCGCTTTTTACGCGGTAGGCGCCTATACCACGGCCATCCTCAATACCGTGTATCACATTCCCATATTGTGGCTGCTGCCACTGAGTGGTATCACTGCCGGCATATTTGCGCTGATCGTCGCCCGGCCGATTATTCACCTTCGCGGAGACTACCTGCTCATTGTTACAATCGGCTTTGTTGAAATTGTCCGGATTGCTTTAGTAAACAACATTTTCGGTATTACCGGTGGTTCAAACGGCATTTTCGGCATCAGCCGTCCAGAAATTTTCGGCTTCCGGATACGCCGCCCGAATGAGTTTTTTTATCTGATATGGATCTTCGCCGCCATTACTGTCTTTTTGTTTTACCGCCTGGAACATTCACGCTTCGGCCGGGCCCTCAACTTTATCCGTGAAGACGAAGTCGCCGCTGAAGGCAGCGGAATCAACATATCCCGCTATAAACTCACCGCCTTTGTGATCGGCGCATTCTGGGCCGGAATGGCCGGTAATATTTATGCCTCGAAAATGACCATCATCGCGCCGGAATCTTTCAGTTTCTGGGAATCGGTCGTACTCTTCATGATTGTCATTTTAGGAGGCTCCGGAAGCATCCCGGGCGTCATTCTGGGATCGTTTATAGTAATCGGACTCCCTGAAATTTTCAGAGAATTTGCCAGCGCCAGGATGCTGATTTTCGGTGCGGTCATGGTGTTTATGATGATTTTCCGAACCGAAGGAATCCTGCCCCAGCGGCCCCGTCGCTATTGCCTCGATGATGTTTCTGAAACAGGAGACCGTATATGA
- the cas6e gene encoding type I-E CRISPR-associated protein Cas6/Cse3/CasE, whose amino-acid sequence MYLTKILIRGTACHKPYEIHRVIWNLFPEDSMAIRDFLFRVERSDKDHAEVLMQSSRVPVSSIKAAQIIASKEYHLSLQSEQRLRFLIVANPVKTINDEMERKNSKGQTKKCRVPLIHDEEQRAWISRKLGDAASLEFVNIHPSFPLRFRKFRENRAGKIQPVIFRGVFKVDDTNAMADLIRKGIGPAKAFGCGLLSVARV is encoded by the coding sequence ATGTATCTGACTAAGATACTGATCAGAGGAACGGCATGCCATAAGCCCTATGAGATCCATCGCGTTATCTGGAATCTTTTTCCTGAGGATTCTATGGCGATTCGCGATTTTCTCTTCCGTGTTGAACGTTCGGATAAAGATCACGCCGAAGTGCTGATGCAATCGAGCAGGGTGCCTGTTTCATCGATTAAGGCGGCTCAAATCATTGCCAGCAAAGAATATCACCTCTCATTACAAAGTGAACAACGCTTACGATTTCTGATAGTAGCAAATCCTGTAAAGACAATTAATGATGAAATGGAACGAAAAAACAGCAAGGGGCAGACAAAAAAGTGCCGAGTTCCGCTCATACACGATGAAGAACAACGGGCATGGATCAGTCGTAAGTTGGGGGATGCTGCGTCTCTGGAGTTTGTAAATATTCATCCATCATTCCCGCTTCGGTTTAGAAAGTTTAGAGAGAATCGGGCAGGGAAAATCCAACCTGTTATTTTTCGTGGTGTTTTTAAAGTTGACGACACGAACGCCATGGCCGATTTGATAAGAAAAGGCATAGGGCCAGCTAAAGCCTTTGGCTGTGGGTTACTTTCGGTAGCGAGGGTTTGA
- the cas2e gene encoding type I-E CRISPR-associated endoribonuclease Cas2e, producing the protein MLVIVVENAPPRLRGRLALWLLEVRAGVYVGKVSLRTREMIWHNVQEGVADGNAIMAWNTNTESGFDFLTLGPNRRLPVEMDGIKLVSFLPEKNTAETLNGSSEDG; encoded by the coding sequence ATGCTGGTCATCGTGGTTGAAAACGCGCCCCCGAGGCTGCGCGGACGTCTTGCCCTCTGGCTTCTCGAAGTCAGAGCCGGGGTCTATGTCGGAAAAGTTTCACTGAGAACACGGGAGATGATCTGGCATAACGTGCAGGAAGGCGTTGCCGACGGCAACGCAATCATGGCCTGGAATACGAATACGGAATCGGGATTTGATTTCCTGACGCTGGGTCCGAACCGGCGGTTGCCTGTTGAGATGGATGGAATCAAACTTGTTTCGTTTTTGCCTGAAAAAAATACTGCCGAAACACTGAATGGATCTTCTGAAGATGGCTGA
- a CDS encoding AarF/ABC1/UbiB kinase family protein codes for MVNIRKIGVIGRTYRHLNRYRQILTVFIKYGFGDLLELLKIDQYLETGLRMLSTRSREKVERLSRAQRLRMAFEELGPTYIKLGQAVSTRTDLVPGEYITEFSKLQDQVPSIDFSYIKSIIESELKLPIDQIFDAFDEKAIASASIGQVHRARLKDGEPVAVKVQRPGIRKLIEVDLEIMLHLATLMERHIEGMDLYRPVKIVEEFARTLEKEIDYTNEAANMERFAGNFLDDVTIYVPKVFKDTTAPRVLTMEYVSGIKVSEVHELTQKGLDRKIITARGAHLFLKQVFDHGFFHADPHPGNIFVLPDNVICLLDFGMMGYIDRKTRELFVDLIDSIVHRDEVKATQILLKLTTWVEEPDIRDLEKGVADIMGTHLFKPLKDIRIGKLIQQMFELVSRHRLRIPADIFLMIKSFSAMEGVGTMLDPEFDIISQAAPFLKQIKLAKLHPQRLAEDIVSISSDLLQFTQQFPKDMLEIGRLIRSKDLCVKFENQGLDTMMGTYDRISNRISFSIVIAALIIGSALIIISEIPPMMFGISMIGIIVFVAAGIMGIWLLIAILKKGRL; via the coding sequence ATGGTGAACATTCGAAAAATCGGCGTTATCGGACGGACCTACCGTCACCTGAACCGTTACCGGCAGATCCTGACCGTATTTATCAAATACGGGTTCGGCGATCTGCTGGAACTGCTTAAGATCGACCAGTATCTGGAAACAGGTCTGCGGATGCTGTCGACCCGCAGCCGCGAAAAAGTGGAAAGACTCAGCCGGGCGCAACGGCTCCGCATGGCTTTTGAAGAATTGGGCCCCACCTATATCAAACTGGGGCAGGCCGTTTCCACCCGAACCGATCTGGTACCCGGCGAATACATCACCGAATTTTCCAAACTTCAGGATCAAGTCCCTTCGATCGATTTCAGCTATATCAAATCCATTATCGAATCCGAGTTAAAGTTACCCATCGATCAGATCTTCGATGCTTTCGATGAAAAGGCCATCGCATCGGCATCCATCGGACAGGTCCACCGGGCACGTCTCAAGGACGGAGAACCGGTGGCCGTAAAAGTTCAGCGGCCCGGTATCCGAAAACTGATCGAGGTCGATCTGGAAATCATGCTTCACCTGGCGACCCTGATGGAGCGTCACATCGAGGGGATGGACCTTTACCGGCCGGTGAAAATCGTTGAAGAATTTGCCAGAACCCTTGAAAAAGAAATCGATTACACCAACGAAGCGGCCAATATGGAGCGTTTTGCCGGTAATTTTTTAGATGATGTGACAATTTACGTCCCCAAGGTTTTCAAGGATACCACCGCCCCCCGGGTCCTGACGATGGAATATGTGTCCGGAATCAAGGTCTCCGAGGTCCACGAGCTGACGCAAAAAGGTCTGGACCGGAAGATTATTACCGCCCGCGGCGCCCATCTGTTTTTAAAGCAGGTCTTTGACCATGGATTTTTTCATGCCGATCCCCATCCCGGAAATATTTTTGTCCTGCCCGACAATGTGATCTGTCTGCTGGATTTTGGCATGATGGGATATATCGATCGAAAAACACGTGAGCTGTTTGTCGATCTGATCGACAGCATTGTTCACCGGGACGAGGTCAAGGCCACCCAGATTCTCCTGAAGCTGACCACGTGGGTCGAAGAGCCGGATATCCGGGATCTGGAAAAAGGGGTTGCCGACATTATGGGCACTCATCTTTTCAAGCCCTTGAAGGACATCCGGATCGGCAAACTGATTCAGCAGATGTTCGAGCTGGTGTCCCGTCACCGGCTCAGAATTCCGGCCGATATTTTCCTCATGATCAAATCCTTCAGTGCTATGGAAGGGGTGGGAACCATGCTGGACCCGGAATTTGACATAATCTCCCAGGCGGCCCCTTTCCTGAAACAGATCAAACTCGCAAAACTTCACCCGCAGCGACTCGCCGAGGACATCGTGTCCATATCATCGGACCTGCTGCAATTCACGCAGCAGTTTCCTAAAGACATGCTGGAAATAGGCCGTCTGATACGCAGCAAAGATCTTTGCGTAAAATTTGAAAACCAGGGCCTTGACACCATGATGGGAACCTATGACCGGATCAGCAACCGGATATCGTTTTCCATCGTAATCGCGGCATTGATCATCGGCTCGGCGCTCATCATCATTTCTGAAATCCCCCCCATGATGTTCGGAATCTCCATGATCGGAATCATTGTTTTTGTAGCCGCCGGCATCATGGGCATATGGCTGCTGATCGCCATACTGAAAAAAGGCAGGCTATAG
- a CDS encoding Bro-N domain-containing protein has protein sequence MRRTLHNNEWWFAVADVVEALTDSADIRQYIKKMRRRDTELDSYWGTICTPLELLAPDGKRRKTNCANTEGIFRIIQSIPSPRAEPFKRWLAKVGYERVQEIEDPELATKRTKAIYRAKGYSDVWIEKWMRGISVRAELTDEWKKRDVKGEPEYAILTAEISKAAFGVTPSEYKELKGLERENLRDHMTDPELIFSMLGEAATTEIARKQDAQGFIENKTAARKGGRIAGEAREKLGVETGEKVVTPENYLAEPESRKRLKGKK, from the coding sequence ATCCGGAGAACCCTTCACAATAATGAATGGTGGTTTGCCGTTGCCGATGTTGTCGAAGCACTTACGGACAGCGCTGATATCCGCCAATACATCAAAAAAATGCGGCGGCGCGATACCGAGCTTGATTCCTACTGGGGTACAATCTGTACCCCACTTGAATTGCTTGCGCCGGACGGGAAAAGGCGCAAGACAAATTGCGCCAACACCGAAGGCATCTTCCGCATCATTCAGTCCATCCCTTCGCCCAGGGCCGAGCCGTTCAAACGGTGGCTGGCAAAGGTCGGTTATGAACGGGTTCAGGAGATTGAAGATCCTGAATTGGCAACAAAAAGGACGAAAGCCATATACAGAGCCAAAGGATATTCGGATGTCTGGATAGAAAAATGGATGCGAGGCATCTCCGTTCGGGCCGAGTTGACCGATGAGTGGAAAAAGCGCGATGTAAAGGGTGAGCCGGAATACGCCATTCTGACTGCGGAAATTTCCAAGGCCGCTTTCGGTGTGACGCCGTCCGAGTATAAGGAATTAAAAGGACTTGAACGGGAAAATCTGCGGGATCACATGACCGATCCGGAGCTGATTTTTTCCATGCTGGGCGAGGCCGCCACCACCGAGATCGCCCGCAAACAGGATGCGCAAGGGTTCATCGAAAATAAAACGGCAGCCCGCAAGGGGGGCAGAATTGCCGGTGAGGCGAGGGAAAAGCTGGGGGTGGAAACGGGCGAAAAGGTGGTCACTCCCGAAAATTACCTCGCTGAGCCGGAAAGCCGAAAGCGGCTGAAAGGAAAAAAATAA
- a CDS encoding branched-chain amino acid ABC transporter permease, translating into MELFFQQLTNGLAVGGIYALIALGYTMVYGVLKLINFAHGDLFTIGAYLGLTLLTAMGLTDHLGPLWGCILLAAMVMGLVALVGAILERVAYRPLRTSHRLSAVVSALGASIFFQNAIMLIYGARFRVYPHNILPKMAVNLFGLDIPLIRIIILLSSIIMMVVLYVYIHKTRIGMAIRAAAIDQGAAKLMGIDVNRVILIVFLIGPALGGVAGVMVGLYYGQINFTMGWMYGMKAFIAAILGGIGNIPGAMVGGLLLGVIEAMGAAYISIAWKDAIAFVVLILILIVRPTGILGERVAEKI; encoded by the coding sequence ATGGAACTTTTTTTCCAACAACTCACAAATGGTCTTGCCGTAGGGGGCATTTACGCCCTGATTGCTCTCGGATACACGATGGTCTACGGCGTATTAAAATTAATCAATTTTGCTCACGGGGATTTATTTACCATCGGCGCCTACCTGGGATTAACCCTGCTGACGGCCATGGGCCTGACCGACCATCTGGGGCCGCTCTGGGGCTGCATTCTTCTGGCTGCCATGGTCATGGGACTGGTGGCATTGGTGGGCGCAATTCTTGAACGGGTCGCCTACCGGCCATTGAGGACCTCACACCGACTGTCGGCAGTTGTATCCGCGCTCGGCGCCTCGATATTTTTTCAAAATGCCATCATGCTTATCTACGGCGCCCGTTTCAGAGTATATCCGCACAATATCCTCCCGAAAATGGCCGTGAACCTGTTCGGTCTGGATATCCCGTTGATCCGCATCATCATTCTTCTGTCTTCGATCATCATGATGGTGGTCTTATATGTCTACATCCACAAAACCCGGATCGGCATGGCCATCCGTGCAGCCGCCATCGATCAGGGAGCCGCCAAATTGATGGGCATCGATGTAAACCGGGTCATTCTCATTGTGTTCCTCATCGGCCCCGCCCTGGGCGGGGTCGCGGGTGTAATGGTCGGGCTTTACTATGGCCAGATCAACTTTACCATGGGCTGGATGTATGGAATGAAAGCCTTTATTGCCGCCATACTCGGCGGGATCGGCAATATCCCCGGCGCCATGGTCGGCGGGTTGCTGCTCGGAGTGATTGAAGCAATGGGGGCCGCTTATATTTCCATCGCCTGGAAAGATGCCATCGCCTTTGTGGTACTGATTCTGATTCTGATTGTGCGCCCCACAGGAATTCTGGGGGAACGGGTAGCGGAAAAAATATGA
- the cas1e gene encoding type I-E CRISPR-associated endonuclease Cas1e gives MTEPILPPLKPIPIKDRVSAIFVEKGNLDVIDGAFVVVDKTGVRTHIPVGGVACLMLEPGSRVSHAAVTLASRVGCLLVWIGEAGVRLYASGQPGGARADRLLYQAKLALDDAARLKVVRKMYEIRFGEKPPEKRSVLQLQGIEGARVRKMYELLAKQHRVTWTRRNYDAGNWGSGDMANRCLSSATACLYGICEAAILAAGYAPAVGFIHTGKPQSFVYDIADIFKFDTVVPVAFRIAGRKPGNPERDVRLACRDIFRQTRLLKRIIPTIEQVLAAGEITPPVSHKEAVDIAIPNKEQIGDAGHRG, from the coding sequence ATGACTGAACCCATTCTTCCGCCATTAAAACCCATACCCATCAAGGACAGAGTCTCAGCTATTTTTGTAGAAAAGGGAAATCTCGACGTGATTGACGGCGCATTTGTGGTGGTGGACAAAACCGGTGTGCGCACCCATATCCCGGTTGGCGGGGTTGCCTGCCTGATGCTGGAACCGGGGTCAAGGGTTTCCCATGCCGCTGTCACGCTTGCCTCAAGAGTCGGGTGTCTTCTGGTCTGGATCGGCGAAGCCGGGGTTCGGCTCTATGCATCGGGCCAGCCGGGCGGGGCGCGCGCTGACAGGCTTCTTTATCAGGCAAAGCTCGCTCTGGACGATGCGGCCCGGCTCAAGGTGGTCCGCAAGATGTATGAAATCCGCTTCGGGGAAAAACCGCCGGAAAAAAGAAGCGTTCTGCAGTTGCAGGGCATCGAGGGCGCGCGCGTTCGGAAGATGTATGAACTGCTGGCAAAGCAGCATCGGGTAACATGGACCCGTCGCAATTATGATGCCGGCAACTGGGGCAGCGGCGATATGGCCAACCGCTGTCTGAGCTCGGCCACCGCCTGCCTCTACGGAATCTGTGAGGCGGCCATTCTTGCCGCAGGATATGCGCCGGCAGTCGGTTTTATCCATACCGGAAAACCGCAGTCTTTTGTCTATGACATTGCGGATATTTTCAAATTTGATACAGTTGTCCCCGTGGCATTCAGAATTGCCGGTCGCAAACCCGGAAATCCGGAAAGGGATGTCCGGCTTGCCTGCCGGGATATTTTCCGACAGACTCGCCTTTTGAAGCGAATCATCCCGACAATTGAACAGGTGCTTGCCGCGGGAGAAATAACCCCGCCGGTTTCTCACAAGGAAGCGGTGGATATCGCAATACCCAACAAGGAGCAGATTGGCGATGCTGGTCATCGTGGTTGA